From a single Glycine soja cultivar W05 chromosome 19, ASM419377v2, whole genome shotgun sequence genomic region:
- the LOC114400885 gene encoding histidine-containing phosphotransfer protein 1-like — MYGVSRLQRQLAEYTSSLFEEGFLDDQFNQLQQLQDESNPEFVVEVVTLFFEDAERLLNELAKALGQESIDFKRVEAHVRQLKGSSSSIGAQRVQKVCIAFRNYCEEKNVEGCLKNLQEIKLECSLVKSKFETLFKMEQQLFAAGGGLLGSE, encoded by the exons ATGTATGGTGTGTCTCGGTTGCAGAGACAGTTGGCTGAATACACTTCTTCCCTGTTTGAAGAG GGTTTTCTGGATGATCAATTCAACCAGCTTCAGCAACTTCAAGATGAAAGCAACCCAGAGTTTGTGGTTGAAGTGGTGACTCTTTTCTTTGAGGATGCAGAGAGGCTTCTTAATGAGCTGGCAAAGGCACT AGGCCAGGAGAGCATTGATTTTAAAAGGGTGGAAGCTCATGTTCGCCAATTGAAAGGTAGCAGCTCCAG CATTGGCGCACAGAGAGTTCAGAAAGTCTGCATTGCCTTCCGAAACTACTGTGAGGAGAAAAATGTTGAAGG GTGTCTTAAAAACTTACAGGAAATAAAACTGGAGTGTTCCTTGGTGAAAAGCAAGTTTGAAACTCTCTtcaag ATGGAGCAGCAGCTTTTTGCCGCAGGGGGTGGGTTATTAGGTAGTGAGTGA
- the LOC114400886 gene encoding histone H2AX, whose amino-acid sequence MSSTGGSTKGGRGKPKASKSVSRSQKAGLQFPVGRIARFLKAGKYAERVGAGAPVYLSAVLEYLAAEVLELAGNAARDNKKNRIVPRHIQLAVRNDEELSKLLGSVTIANGGVLPNIHQTLLPKKVGKGKGEIGSASQEF is encoded by the exons ATGAGTTCCACCGGTGGTTCTACCAAGGGCGGAAGGGGCAAGCCCAAAGCCTCCAAATCCGTTTCAAGATCGCAGAAAGCTGGTCTCCAATTCCCCGTTGGAAGAATCGCTCGATTCCTTAAGGCTGGGAAATACGCTGAGCGTGTTGGTGCTGGTGCTCCTGTGTACCTCTCTGCAGTGCTCGAGTATCTCGCTGCTGAG gTTTTGGAATTGGCTGGGAATGCTGCTAGGGATAACAAGAAGAATCGTATTGTTCCTAGGCACATTCAGCTTGCTGTGAGGAACGATGAGGAGCTGAGCAAGCTTTTGGGATCTGTTACCATTGCCAATGGAGGTGTCTTGCCGAATATTCATCAGACTCTGCTTCCCAAGAAGGTTGGCAAGGGGAAGGGCGAAATTGGATCAGCTTCTCaagagttttag
- the LOC114400086 gene encoding probable protein S-acyltransferase 17: protein MGVEWLLVCHGLVTAVVVVSFLCGRWPIFEGTFIQRIHYFLTFGAYDYFLRFVGAVFGPKCTDAVLSVEYYCCDRPNPLLQIIYIVIIGVTYYFIAKSCFAYIPGYYLSGIHRYTSFLAVVVGILLFLLTSFSDPGTINTENVAHYISAYPYDNIIYSEKECSTCKIPKPARSKHCSICDRCVARFDHHCGWMNNCIGEKNTRYFMAFLLWHFLICLYGTVAIVLVLAGRLRELRVVDILTVYYGIENSFLDLAPNVVQWLLGSYNTQILLMVFLAIVGMLLAGFFGYHAKLCLTNTTTNETFKWQDYMDWQRKLKEANVSAEALKQSIGGMSSEKQPLLSKWRAFFRKSPLEDVVVVKNNVYDKGFFHNIQEVISPFSTRRSFTQNKLKSS, encoded by the exons ATGGGCGTAGAGTGGTTATTGGTGTGCCATGGCTTGGTCACTGCGGTGGTCGTTGTCTCTTTCCTCTGCGGTCGATGGCCAATCTTTGAGGGCACTTTCATCCAACGCATTCACTACTTCCTCACTTTCGGCGCTTACGATTACTTCCT GCGTTTCGTTGGCGCTGTTTTTGGCCCTAAGTGTACGGATGCGGTTCTCTCCGTCGAATATTACTGTTGTGATCGTCCCAATCCTCTTCTACag ATCATATATATCGTGATAATTGGTGTAACGTATTATTTCATTGCGAAGTCTTGCTTTGCCTATATCCCTGGATACTATTTAAGTGGAATTCACAG gtACACAAGCTTCTTGGCAGTTGTGGTTGGAATTCTGCTCTTTCTTTTGACCAGCTTTTCTGATCCAGGGACAATAAACACTGAGAATGTTGCTCACTATATTTCTGCTTATCCctatgataatattatttattcagaGAAAGAATGCTCCACTTGCAAAATTCCAAA aCCTGCTAGGTCAAAACACTGCAGCATTTGTGATCGCTGTGTTGCTCGATTTGATCATCACTGTGGATGGATG AACAATTGCATAGGGGAGAAAAACACCCGGTATTTCATGGCTTTTCTATTGTG GCATTTCCTTATATGCTTGTATGGAACAGTTGCCATTGTCTTGGTTCTTGCTGGAAGACTGAGAGAATTAAGAGTTGTTGATATTCTAACCG TTTATTATGGAATAGAAAATTCTTTTCTGGATTTAGCTCCTAATGTTGTGCAG TGGTTGTTGGGATCTTACAACACTCAGATACTTCTTATGGTGTTCCTTGCTATCGTTGGGATGCTGTTAGCTGGTTTCTTCGGTTACCATGCAAAGCTTTGCCTTACCAACACTACCACTAATGAG ACTTTTAAGTGGCAAGATTACATGGACTGGCAGAGGAAGCTAAAAGAAGCAAATGTCAGTGCTGAAGCCCTAAAACAAAGTATTGGTGGAATGAGCAGTGAGAAACAGCCCTTGTTGAGCAAATGGAGAGCCTTCTTTCGAAAATCACCTCTAGAAGATGTGGTAGTAGTTAAGAATAATGTTTACGATAAAGGGTTCTTCCACAATATTCAGGAGGTTATTTCCCCTTTCTCTACAAGGCGGTCCTTTAcacaaaacaaattgaagtccaGCTGA
- the LOC114400084 gene encoding protein BONZAI 3-like, giving the protein MGTCFSDIKGGKQAVGGKSNEATGTGATTNNNGGQNDAVDFFYKTQGFQQLFTQVELSLSASNLLDLDIASKSDPMVVVYAKKRDGKLEELGRTEVILNCLNPEWIEKISVAFHFEIVQPLEFHVYDIDTKYHSVPTKTLKLGDQEFLGMTSCTLSEIVTKPSRSLSLRLQNKSGHGVLRNLGAITIHAEETVASKSAVEMVLSCSHLDNKDVFSKSDPFLRISRMIESGGYIPICKTEVINDNLNPKWKPVCLSGHKFGSKDSPLVIECFDFNSSGDHVLIGKVQKSVADLEKLYGERTGVNLIIPSTRHRQEKVLKGQLFVDQYCEKEQFSFIDYISSGFELNFMVAVDFTASNGNPQHSDSLHYIDAYGRLNSYQQAIMEVGEVIQFYDSDRQFPAWGFGGKIPGGTVSHCFNLCGNPGASEVAGVEGIMDAYASALCRVTLSGPTLFGPVINMAAQIASHALTSHCSTKYYVLLIITDGVVTDLQETINALVEASDLPLSILIVGVGSADFTSMEVLDADNGRRLESSTGRVATRDMVQFVPMREVQSGQISVVRALLEELPDQFLSFMRSRGINPLPSHFSKASTSTMQ; this is encoded by the exons ATGGGAACGTGTTTTTCAGATATCAAAGGAGGGAAGCAAGCGGTGGGAGGGAAGAGCAATGAAGCCACTGGCACTGGCGCCACGACGAACAACAATGGGGGCCAAAACGACGCTGTTGATTTCTTTTACAAGACGCAAGGGTTTCAACAATTGTTCACGCAAGTTGAG TTATCTCTCTCAGCATCTAACTTACTTGATCTGGACATTGCATCAAAG AGTGATCCCATGGTTGTAGTTTATGCAAAGAAAAGAGATGGTAAATTGGAAGAATTAGGTCGCACTGAAGTCATTCTGAATTGTTTGAATCCAGAGTGGATAGAGAAAATTAGTGTTGCATTTCACTTCGAAATTGTGCAACCACTTGA ATTTCATGTGTATGACATTGATACAAAATATCATAGTGTTCCCACCAAG ACGCTAAAACTGGGAGATCAAGAATTCCTTGGAATGACCAGTTGCACTTTATCAGAG ATTGTGACTAAACCAAGTAGGAGCTTATCTTTAAGGCTCCAAAACAAAAGCGGGCATGGTGTTTTAAGAAACCTTGGGGCAATAACTATTCATGCTGAGGAGACTGTTGCTTCAAAAAGTGCAGTTGAGATGGTCTTGAGTTGTTCTCACTTGGATAACAAGGATGTCTTTTCTAAAAGT GACCCTTTTCTAAGAATATCAAGAATGATTGAGAGTGGAGGTTATATTCCTATATGCAAGACTGAAGTTATCAACGACAATTTAAATCCAAAATGGAAACCAGTTTGTCTTAGTGGCCACAAGTTTGGAAGTAAA GATAGTCCATTAGTGATCGAGTGTTTTGATTTCAATAGCAGCGGTGATCATGTACTTATTGG TAAAGTGCAGAAGTCAGTAGCAGACCTTGAAAAGCTATACGGAGAAAGAACAGGCGTAAATTTGATCATACCATCCACACGCCACAGACAAGAGAAG GTTCTGAAGGGTCAACTGTTTGTGGATCAATATTGCGAAAAGGAACAATTCAGTTTTATTGACTACATATCTAGTGGTTTTGAACTGAACTTCATGGTTGCTGTAGATTTCACTG CTTCAAATGGAAATCCTCAACATTCAGATTCTTTGCATTACATTGATGCATATGGTCGGCTAAATTCATACCAACAG GCTATAATGGAGGTTGGAGAAGTTATTCAGTTTTATGATTCTGATAGGCAGTTTCCTGCTTGGGGCTTTGGAGGAAAGATACCTGGTGGTACCGTATCCCACTGTTTTAATCTATGTGGGAATCCAGGTGCCTCTGAG GTTGCAGGAGTTGAAGGCATAATGGATGCTTATGCCAGTGCTTTATGCCGTGTCACTCTCTCAGGACCCACTTTATTTGGCCCAGTTATCAACATGGCTGCACAAATAGCTTCGCATGCTCTTACATCACATTGCAGCACTAAGTATTATGTATTGCTTATCATAACG GATGGAGTTGTTACGGATCTTCAAGAAACAATAAATGCTCTGGTTGAAGCATCTGACCTTCCCCTGTCGATCCTTATAGTTGGAGTGGGAAGTGCTGATTTCACGAGCATGGAG GTGCTGGATGCTGATAATGGGCGTCGGTTGGAGAGTTCTACTGGTCGTGTAGCTACACGAGATATGGTGCAATTTGTGCCTATGAGAGAAGTACAAA GTGGGCAGATATCCGTTGTGCGAGCTCTTTTGGAAGAACTACCTGATcaatttttgtcttttatgcGAAGCAGGGGCATTAACCCACTGCCTTCCCATTTCTCAAAAGCATCCACTTCCACCATGCAATAG
- the LOC114400085 gene encoding uncharacterized protein LOC114400085: protein MFLKSVDGSDFVKTGEKLFELLDAIVEEVGEENVVQVVTDNGSNYVLAGKLLEEKRKHIYWTPCAAHCIDLMLEDIGKLPLIRKTIRRAINLVGFIYAHSSTLSLLRNFTNKRELVRHAITRFATSYLTLERLHKEKANIRKMFTSDEWTLNKLSKEPKGKEAAKVVLMPSFWNSVVYTLKVMAPLVKVLRLVDGERKPAMGYIYEAMDKAKETIMKSFNNNESKYKDVFEIIDKRWNCQLHRPLHAAAHFLNPEFFYDNTDLEFDFEVTNGLFECIKKLIPQFDVQQKILTELHLYKIGVDHFGSDFAMAQRKTHSPTYWWRMFGSQTPNLQKLAIKILSLTCSASGCERNWSVFEQIHSKKRNRLEHKRLHDLVFVKYNQQLKQRYNARDEIDPISLNDIDVCNEWLVGEMDQDDDNDAGNDLVFEDDDVLNWATVYQASGVGECRMYTRRKKQKTSVAAAQTSKKQAMVVGSSSRKQKAVQENDEDLDVEENIDVESEEEEIMVNFEASDGEEGEGDAPLPYDNNEDDYVGIGEDD from the exons ATGTTTTTGAAGTCTGTTGATGGCTCTGATTTTGTGAAGACAGGTGAAAAGCTTTTTGAGTTGCTTGATGCCATTGTGGAGGAAGTTGGAGAAGAGAATGTTGTTCAAGTTGTAACCGATAATGGGAGCAACTATGTTTTAGCGGGTAAGTTGTTGGAGGAGAAAAGGAAACATATTTATTGGACTCCTTGTGCAGCTCATTGTATTGATTTGATGCTTGAAGATATTGGGAAGCTTCCCTTGATAAGGAAGACCATTAGAAGGGCAATTAATCTAGTTGGGTTTATCTATGCCCATTCTAGTACCTTAAGTTTGTTGAGAAATTTTACAAACAAGAGGGAATTGGTGAGACATGCTATTACTAGATTTGCCACTTCTTATCTAACCTTGGAAAGGCTTCACAAAGAGAAAGCCAATATTAGAAAAATGTTTACTTCTGACgaatggaccttgaacaagctatCTAAGGAGCCTAAGGGAAAAGAAGCTGCAAAGGTAGTGCTCATGCCTTCTTTTTGGAATAGTGTGGTTTACACTCTTAAAGTCATGGCTCCACTTGTGAAAGTGCTTCGTCTTGTGGATGGTGAAAGGAAACCAGCCATGGGCTATATTTATGAAGCAATGGACAAggcaaaagaaacaattatGAAGTCTTTCAACAACAATGAAAGCAAGTACAAAGATGTGTTTGAAATCATTGATAAAAGATGGAATTGTCAGCTTCATAGGCCATTGCATGCAGCTGCCCACTTCTTAAATCCAGAGTTCTTTTATGACAACACTGACTTAGAGTTTGATTTTGAGGTCACCAATGGTTTGTTTGAGTGCATTAAGAAGTTGATTCCACAATTTGATGTGCAACAGAAAATTCTAACCGAGTTGCATCTTTACAAGATTGGTGTTGACCACTTTGGTTCCGACTTTGCAATGgctcaaaggaaaacccattctcCTA CATATTGGTGGCGAATGTTTGGGTCACAAACTCCAAATTTGCAGAAGCTGGCTATTAAGATTTTGAGTTTGACTTGCAGTGCTTCAGGATGTGAAAGAAATTGGAGTGTGTTTGAGCAA attcattccaaaaaaagaaataggctTGAGCACAAGAGGTTGCATGATTTGGTGTTTGTCAAATACAACCAACAATTGAAGCAAAGATATAATGCAagagatgaaattgatccaatttCTCTTAATGATATTGATGTATGCAATGAATGGCTCGTGGGAGAGATGGAtcaagatgatgataatgatgctggaaatgatttggtatttgaagatgatgatgttcTAAATTGGGCAACTGTGTATCAGGCTTCGGGGGTTGGAGAGTGTAGGATGTATACTAGGCggaaaaagcaaaaaacaagTGTTGCTGCTGCCCAAACTTCTAAAAAACAGGCAATGGTTGTTGGATCTTCATCAAGGAAGCAAAAAGCAGTCCAAGAAAATGATGAGGATCTAGATGTTGAGGAGAATATTGATGTTgaatctgaagaagaagaaatcatggTCAATTTTGAGGCGTCTGATGGggaagagggagagggagatgcTCCATTACCATATGATAACAACGAAGATGATTATGTTGGGATTGGAGAAGATGATTAG